From Dasypus novemcinctus isolate mDasNov1 chromosome 11, mDasNov1.1.hap2, whole genome shotgun sequence, one genomic window encodes:
- the LOC111762293 gene encoding LOW QUALITY PROTEIN: divergent paired-related homeobox-like (The sequence of the model RefSeq protein was modified relative to this genomic sequence to represent the inferred CDS: inserted 1 base in 1 codon) has protein sequence MFTEKQLEDSKILFNKNPYPNPSLPKEMAFKNGGGEEGIHPTVLQVWLQNQNHRVKLKKAKYKHIQEKQGAQQQQLPEEGAKTSPSKRNMDTRHRPPKGACPVSLVXTNNSAPSFQLSICPNFRVPTDQVVGHKMSHFGFCQDPNIYCLFPILEPQILPPSLDSNSFVSLSLQIT, from the exons ATGTTCACTGAAAAACAACTAGAAGATTCGAAGATCTTGTTCAATAAGAACCCATACCCAAACCCTAGTCTTCCGAAAGAAATGGCCTTTAAAAATGG ggggggggaggagggtatACATCCAACAGTACTGCAGGTTTGGCTCCAGAACCAGAACCATAGAGTAAAACTCAAGAAAGCAAAATATAAGCATATTCAGGAAAAACAAGGAGCGCAACAACAGCAGTTACCTGAGGAAGGAGCCAAGACCAGTCCTTCCAAGAGGAACATGGATACACGACACAGGCCCCCTAAGGGTGCTTGTCCTGTCTCCTTAG CCACAAATAATTCAGCACCCTCGTTCCAACTCAGCATATGTCCCAACTTTAGAGTCCCAACAGACCAAGTTGTTGGTCACAAAATGTCCCATTTTGGCTTCTGCCAAGATCCTAACATATACTGCCTCTTTCCCATTTTGGAACCCCAAATTCTTCCCCCAAGCTTAGATTCGAATTCTTTTGTCTCCTTATCTCTACAAATAACTTAA